CCGCGGAGCGGTTTCTCCTTCTCGAACCGGGCGCGGATCTGCGCGAGGACCGGCATGGATTTGTCCGCCCATTCGATCCGAAGGCGGCCCTTCGGCGCGAGCGAGGCGTCCTTGACGTGCGAGGCGACCTGCGTGGGCATCGTGTGCGTTCCTTTCGACGAAACCCCGGGATATTACACGATGCGCCGGGCCGCGCCGGTCACGCCGGCAGGATTCGGAGTCCGGATCCGGCCGCCTCCGGGGAAAGCCTCTGACGCCCTCCGGCGGTCACGGCGAAGTCGTCCTCGATCCGGACGCCGAATTCGTCCGGGAGGTAGATCCCGGGCTCGACCGTCTCGACGTTGCCGGCGACGAGAGGCCGGGCGTTGCCCGCGACGAGGTACGGCGTCTCGTGCCCGTCCATGCCGAGCCCGTGGCCGACCCGGTGCGTGAAGTAGGGGCCGAACCCGGCGTCGACGATCACCTTCCGGGCCGCCGCGTCGGCCTTTTCGCACGGGACGCCGGCGGCGAGCGTCGCGATGCCCGCGCGCTGCGCGCGCTCGACGACGTCGTACACCCGCTTGACCTTGTCGGCCGCGCGGCCGAACGCCGCCGTGCGGGTGATGTCGGAGGTGTACCCCTCGACCTCGCATCCGCAGTCGATCAGCACCACGTCGCCCGGCGCGAGCCGCCGGCCGCCCGGGCCGCCGTGGGGCAGCGCGCTCGACGGGCCGAACTGCACGAGGCCGTCCGAAGGCGTGCCGACGCGCGCGAACTCCTCCGCGAGGATCCGCGCGCCCTCCGTCTCCGTCATTCCGGCGCGCAGCCGCGCCCACGTCGCTTCGATCGCGGCGACCGTGCGGATCCCGGCGGCGCGGATGAAGCCCTGCTCCGCCTCCGACTTGACCGAGCGCAGCGCGTCGAGGATCTCGGTCCCGTCGCGGAGCACCGCGCCGGCCGACGCCCGCAGGCTCTCCGCCGTGTGGAGCGCGGTGGATCCCTCGACGGCGACGGTCCGGCCCGTGCCGAGGATGCGGCCGCAGAGAGCGAAGGGGTCCTCCGATTCCTGCCACGTCTCGATGCGGTCGAAGGCCCCCGTCTTCTCGGACCGCGGCCTCTCGAAGAAGGGCGTGACGACGGTCGCCGGCCCCTTCGCCGGAAGGAGCAGCGCCGTGAGCCGCTCGCTCCGGCCGATCGACAGGTTGGCGAGGTAGCGGAGATTCGTGCTGGGCGTGACGAAGAGCGCGTCGATTCGCCGGTGCGCCAGGGCCTGGCGAACCTTCTCCTGGCGCTCGCGGAAGGCTTCCTTCGGGAGCGGCGCGGGAAGCGGCGCCAGGCCATGCGGAGCGGGGGTCCCCTCCCCCGCGCGAACCGGGACCAGGGAAGCCGCGAATCCGGCGGCGGCGCCGCCCAGGAGGGATCGCCGGGACCATGTTCGAAGCGTCATCGCGGGAGCGTATCCGAACTCACGCCCGGCCGGAAGCCTCCTGGAGGAGCGCCATCGCGGCGGGGGCCGGCAGCGCCCGGCTGAAGAGGAAGCCCTGCATCTCCCCGCATTTCTGCCGCACGAGGAGGTCCCGCTGCGCGATCGTCTCGACCCCCTCGGCCAGGACGCGGAGCCGCAGCGCGCCGGCCATGTGGACGATCGCGCCGATGATCGCCTCGTCGGCCGAGCTGCCCGGGATGTCGCGGACGAACGACTGGTCGATTTTGAGCGTATGCACCGGAAGGTGCTTGACGTAGGAGAGGGAGGAGTGCCCGGTCCCGAAATCGTCGATCGCGATGCGGGCGCCGAGCCCGCGCAGGGCGAAGAAGAGCGCCCGCGTATGCTCGACGTCCTGCATCGCCACGCTTTCGGTCACCTCCAGCTCGAGCGTCGACGCGCGGATCCCGGACTCGGCGATCGTCCGCCCGACGATGTCGAGGAGGCCGCCGAACTGGACCTGCCGCGGGGATACGTTGACCGCGACCGTCACGTCGGCGAAGCCCGCGTCGTGCCATTCGCGCGCTCGGCGGCAGGCCTCGCGCAGGACCCACTCGCCGATCTCGAGGATGAGGTTCGACTCCTCGGCGACGGGGATGAACTCCCCGGGCGAGATCATGTTCCCGTCCGCCCCGCGCCAGCGCAGGAGCGCCTCGAAGCCCCGGATCTGCCCGTCGGCCACCCGCACCTGCGGCTGGAAGTGCACCTCGAGCTCGCCGCGCGACAGCGCGCCCTTGAGCTCGGCCTCGAGCGTGAGACGGCGCATCGCGCGGACCTGGAGCGCGCGCGTGTACAGCTGGCAGTTGTTGCGGCCGAGCTCCTTGGCCCGGTACATCGCCGCGTCCGAGTTCCGGACGAGCGTCTCCTCGTCGTCGCCGTCGTCCGGATAAAGGCTGATTCCGATGCTCGCGCTCGCCGAGAGCGTCCGACCGCCGATCGAGAACGGCGGCGCCATCGCCTCCAGGAGCTTGCGCGCGACGCGCACCGCGCCGTCGGCCGTGTCCGTGTCGAGGAGCAGCAGCGTGAACTCGTCCCCTCCGAGGCGCGCCACCGTGTCGATCTTCCGGACCGCTTTGACGAGCCGGACGGCGATCTCCTGGAGGAGCTGGTCTCCCGATTCGTGGCCGAAACGGTCGTTGATCAGCTTGAAATGATCGACGTCGAAGAAGAGCACGGCGAGCCGCCGCCGCTTCCGGCGGGCGACCGCGAGGGCCTGAACGAGCCGGTCGCGGAACAGCTTGCGGTTGGCGAGACCGGTCAGCCCGTCGTGGAAGGCCTGATACTCGATCAGGACCTCCGCCTTCTTGCGGCCGGTGATGTCGA
This DNA window, taken from Thermoanaerobaculia bacterium, encodes the following:
- a CDS encoding Xaa-Pro peptidase family protein, with product MTLRTWSRRSLLGGAAAGFAASLVPVRAGEGTPAPHGLAPLPAPLPKEAFRERQEKVRQALAHRRIDALFVTPSTNLRYLANLSIGRSERLTALLLPAKGPATVVTPFFERPRSEKTGAFDRIETWQESEDPFALCGRILGTGRTVAVEGSTALHTAESLRASAGAVLRDGTEILDALRSVKSEAEQGFIRAAGIRTVAAIEATWARLRAGMTETEGARILAEEFARVGTPSDGLVQFGPSSALPHGGPGGRRLAPGDVVLIDCGCEVEGYTSDITRTAAFGRAADKVKRVYDVVERAQRAGIATLAAGVPCEKADAAARKVIVDAGFGPYFTHRVGHGLGMDGHETPYLVAGNARPLVAGNVETVEPGIYLPDEFGVRIEDDFAVTAGGRQRLSPEAAGSGLRILPA
- a CDS encoding EAL domain-containing protein, with product MTGSRAAIEMGANGSNESPPQRRENSDALLEIAGDLEMAFWEADPETQRFRFVSGGIAPLLGCSPAERRWEPEFGAARVHPEDRPAYLALFRTPAPGRLAIEYRASTDDGRERWLRDVFRFRYGDVGRPVAIHGATADVTPRKDAEQAARRSEERYRFLFDESLAGIFRMTEEGALLDCNEAFARIFGYPSREAAMAGREGEMYFDDRDRDRIVQLLTAEGKVSHAEMQVRRGDGKPMWVLGTFTRLTAETPAVFEGALVDITGRKKAEVLIEYQAFHDGLTGLANRKLFRDRLVQALAVARRKRRRLAVLFFDVDHFKLINDRFGHESGDQLLQEIAVRLVKAVRKIDTVARLGGDEFTLLLLDTDTADGAVRVARKLLEAMAPPFSIGGRTLSASASIGISLYPDDGDDEETLVRNSDAAMYRAKELGRNNCQLYTRALQVRAMRRLTLEAELKGALSRGELEVHFQPQVRVADGQIRGFEALLRWRGADGNMISPGEFIPVAEESNLILEIGEWVLREACRRAREWHDAGFADVTVAVNVSPRQVQFGGLLDIVGRTIAESGIRASTLELEVTESVAMQDVEHTRALFFALRGLGARIAIDDFGTGHSSLSYVKHLPVHTLKIDQSFVRDIPGSSADEAIIGAIVHMAGALRLRVLAEGVETIAQRDLLVRQKCGEMQGFLFSRALPAPAAMALLQEASGRA